The following proteins come from a genomic window of Pseudomonas putida:
- a CDS encoding disulfide bond formation protein B → MLPARLRTFFLPACLVALAVLVASFRLENTVGLRPCPLCLSQRLLLGVYALLCFAAVLQAPGTQGILRYARLALGCSLAGALLAARHVWLQGVEVGNDVCPVPIGRVFEQSWGEAARQLLLGGPDCRSLAWSFLDLTLPEWSLLAFLLLAALPLSCLLAYRFRTLART, encoded by the coding sequence ATGCTGCCGGCCCGTTTGCGCACCTTTTTTCTTCCTGCCTGCCTGGTTGCACTGGCGGTACTGGTTGCGTCTTTTCGTCTGGAAAACACAGTGGGGCTGAGGCCGTGCCCACTGTGCCTCAGCCAACGGTTGCTGCTTGGCGTTTACGCGCTGCTGTGTTTCGCAGCCGTGCTGCAGGCACCGGGCACGCAGGGCATCCTTCGTTACGCTCGACTGGCGCTGGGCTGCTCGCTGGCCGGCGCATTGCTGGCCGCACGGCATGTCTGGTTGCAGGGTGTTGAGGTGGGCAATGATGTATGCCCGGTGCCGATAGGGCGAGTGTTCGAGCAATCTTGGGGTGAGGCGGCACGGCAACTGTTGCTGGGTGGCCCGGATTGCCGTTCGCTTGCCTGGAGCTTTCTCGATCTGACACTGCCGGAATGGAGCCTGTTGGCTTTCCTGCTGCTGGCGGCTCTGCCCTTGAGTTGCCTGCTGGCGTATCGTTTCCGCACCCTGGCTAGAACATGA
- a CDS encoding uroporphyrinogen-III synthase, translated as MSQWRLLLTRPAEDCAALAQSLAAAGVGSSCLPLLEIEPITVQAPQRLSLEGLHDFQAILVVSKPAARLLLEHLAQASIQPPQRGWFTVGEATAGVLQGAGLEVSFPPRGDDSEALLALPALRQALTEPAPRVLIVRGVGGRELLAERLAEQGASVEYLELYRRCLPAYPAGTLMRRIEAERLNGLVVSSGQGFEHLQQMAGADWLRLAQLPLFVPSPRVAEQAKAAGAQQVVDCRGASATALLAAVQRSAAPAS; from the coding sequence GTGAGCCAATGGCGCCTGTTGCTGACCCGGCCTGCCGAGGACTGTGCGGCGCTGGCGCAAAGCCTGGCGGCAGCGGGCGTGGGTAGCAGTTGCCTGCCTCTGCTGGAAATTGAACCTATTACCGTGCAAGCCCCACAGCGACTGTCGCTGGAGGGCTTGCATGACTTCCAGGCGATCCTTGTGGTCAGCAAGCCGGCCGCCCGGCTGTTGCTAGAGCATCTGGCCCAGGCCAGCATCCAGCCTCCGCAGCGAGGCTGGTTCACCGTGGGTGAGGCAACCGCTGGGGTGCTGCAGGGTGCAGGGCTGGAGGTAAGCTTTCCGCCGCGTGGCGATGACAGCGAAGCCTTGCTGGCACTGCCGGCCCTGCGCCAGGCACTTACCGAGCCGGCACCGCGTGTCTTGATCGTTCGCGGCGTCGGAGGTCGCGAACTGCTGGCAGAGCGTCTTGCAGAGCAAGGTGCTAGTGTCGAATATCTGGAACTGTATCGTCGCTGCCTGCCGGCCTACCCGGCGGGTACGCTGATGCGCCGCATTGAAGCGGAACGCCTCAATGGCCTGGTGGTCAGCAGTGGGCAGGGTTTTGAACATTTGCAGCAGATGGCCGGTGCCGATTGGCTGCGGCTGGCCCAGTTGCCGCTGTTCGTGCCCAGCCCGCGGGTTGCCGAGCAGGCCAAGGCCGCCGGGGCCCAACAGGTTGTGGATTGCCGTGGCGCCAGTGCCACGGCCTTGCTGGCAGCCGTGCAGCGTAGCGCTGCACCTGCCTCTTAA
- a CDS encoding glutathione S-transferase gives MLKLHGFSVSNYYNMVKLALLEKGLPFEEVTFYGGQAPQALEVSPRGKVPVLQTEQGFLSETSVILDYIEQTQSGKALVPVDPFEQAKVRELLKEIELYIELPARTCYAESFFGMSVEPLIKEKARADLLAGFATLKRNGRFAPYVAGEQMTLADLMFCFSVDLANAVGKKVLNIDFLADFPQAKALLQLMGENPHMARILADKEASMPAFMEMIRSGKR, from the coding sequence ATGCTCAAGCTTCATGGATTCTCGGTCAGCAACTACTACAACATGGTCAAGTTGGCCCTACTGGAAAAAGGTCTGCCCTTCGAGGAAGTCACCTTCTATGGCGGCCAGGCGCCACAGGCGTTGGAAGTGAGCCCGCGGGGCAAGGTTCCGGTGCTGCAGACCGAGCAGGGCTTCCTCAGCGAAACCAGTGTGATCCTCGACTACATCGAACAGACCCAAAGCGGCAAGGCACTGGTGCCGGTCGACCCGTTCGAGCAGGCCAAGGTGCGTGAACTGCTCAAGGAAATCGAGCTGTACATCGAGCTGCCGGCGCGTACCTGCTACGCCGAGTCGTTCTTTGGCATGTCGGTCGAACCGCTGATCAAAGAGAAAGCGCGTGCTGACCTGCTGGCAGGTTTTGCCACGCTCAAGCGCAACGGACGCTTTGCACCCTATGTGGCGGGCGAGCAGATGACGCTGGCAGACCTGATGTTCTGCTTCTCGGTCGACCTGGCCAACGCGGTGGGCAAGAAGGTGCTGAACATCGACTTCCTGGCGGACTTCCCGCAGGCCAAGGCGTTGCTGCAGCTGATGGGCGAGAACCCGCACATGGCGCGGATCTTGGCGGACAAGGAAGCGTCGATGCCGGCCTTCATGGAGATGATTCGCAGCGGTAAACGCTGA
- the argH gene encoding argininosuccinate lyase codes for MSTDKTNQSWGGRFSEPVDAFVARFTASVDFDKRLYRHDIMGSIAHATMLAQVGVLSDDERDTIIDGLKTIQGEIEAGNFDWRVDLEDVHMNIEARLTDRIGITGKKLHTGRSRNDQVATDIRLWLRDEIDLILGEITRLQQGLLEQAEREAETIMPGFTHLQTAQPVTFGHHLLAWFEMLSRDYERLVDCRKRTNRMPLGSAALAGTTYPIDRELTCKLLGFEAVAGNSLDGVSDRDFAIEFCAAASVAMMHLSRFSEELVLWTSAQFQFIDLPDRFCTGSSIMPQKKNPDVPELVRGKSGRVFGALTGLLTLMKGQPLAYNKDNQEDKEPLFDAADTLRDSLRAFADMIPAIKPKHAIMREAALRGFSTATDLADYLVRRGLPFRDCHEIVGHAVKYGVDTGKDLAEMSLDELRQFSDQIEQDVFAVLTLEGSVNARNHIGGTAPAQVRAAVVRGKALLASR; via the coding sequence ATGAGCACCGACAAGACCAATCAGTCCTGGGGCGGCCGCTTCAGTGAGCCCGTCGACGCCTTCGTCGCCCGCTTCACCGCCTCGGTAGATTTCGACAAGCGCCTGTACCGTCACGACATCATGGGTTCGATTGCCCATGCCACCATGCTGGCGCAGGTCGGCGTGCTCAGTGATGACGAGCGCGACACCATCATCGATGGCCTGAAAACCATCCAGGGCGAGATTGAAGCCGGCAACTTCGACTGGCGTGTCGACCTCGAAGACGTGCACATGAACATCGAAGCACGCCTGACCGACCGCATCGGTATCACCGGCAAGAAGCTGCACACCGGCCGTAGCCGCAACGACCAGGTGGCCACCGACATCCGCCTTTGGCTGCGCGACGAAATCGACCTGATCCTGGGCGAAATCACCCGCCTGCAGCAGGGCCTGCTGGAGCAGGCAGAGCGTGAAGCCGAAACCATCATGCCTGGTTTCACCCACCTGCAGACGGCGCAGCCGGTCACCTTTGGTCACCACCTGCTGGCGTGGTTCGAAATGCTCAGCCGCGACTATGAGCGCCTGGTCGACTGCCGCAAGCGCACCAACCGCATGCCACTGGGCAGCGCCGCACTGGCCGGCACCACCTACCCGATCGACCGTGAACTGACCTGCAAGCTGCTGGGCTTTGAAGCCGTGGCCGGCAACTCGCTGGATGGTGTGTCGGACCGTGATTTCGCCATCGAGTTCTGCGCCGCTGCCAGCGTGGCGATGATGCACCTTTCGCGCTTCTCCGAAGAGCTGGTGCTTTGGACCAGCGCGCAGTTCCAGTTCATCGACCTTCCGGACCGCTTCTGCACCGGCAGCTCGATCATGCCGCAGAAAAAGAACCCGGACGTGCCAGAGCTGGTACGCGGCAAGAGCGGCCGCGTGTTCGGCGCCCTGACCGGCCTGCTGACCCTGATGAAAGGCCAACCGCTGGCCTACAACAAGGACAACCAGGAAGACAAGGAACCGCTGTTCGACGCCGCCGACACCCTGCGCGACTCGCTGCGGGCCTTTGCTGACATGATCCCGGCGATCAAACCCAAGCACGCCATCATGCGTGAAGCGGCCCTGCGCGGCTTCTCCACCGCTACCGACCTGGCCGACTACCTGGTTCGCCGTGGCCTGCCATTCCGTGACTGCCACGAGATCGTCGGCCACGCGGTGAAGTATGGTGTGGACACTGGAAAGGACCTGGCCGAGATGAGCCTGGACGAACTGCGCCAGTTCAGCGACCAGATCGAGCAGGACGTGTTTGCCGTGCTGACGCTGGAAGGTTCGGTGAACGCCCGTAACCACATTGGTGGTACGGCGCCGGCGCAGGTGCGCGCTGCCGTTGTTCGTGGCAAGGCCCTGTTGGCGTCTCGCTAA
- a CDS encoding transcriptional regulator: MSAKKKPVSTPLHLLQQLSGSLLEHLEEACSQALADAEKLLAKLEKQRGKAQEKLHNGRLKLQDAAKAGKAKAQTKAQKAIGELEELLDSLKERQTQTRSYIQQLKRDAQDSLKLAQGVGKVREAAAKALDQRAAKPAKSAAAKPAAKPATRSAAAAKPATKPAARSTAAAKSAAKPAAKATAAAKPAAKPAAKATAAAKPAAKPAAKATAAAKPAAKPAAKATAAAKPAAKPAAKAPAAAKPAAKPAAKATAAAKPAAKPAAKAPAAAKPAAKPAAKAPAAKPATKPAAAKAPARTAAKPAEAKPATPAAATNSVSPAAAAPSAPVSTPAQAPSAS; the protein is encoded by the coding sequence ATGTCGGCCAAAAAGAAGCCAGTAAGTACGCCGTTACACCTGCTCCAGCAACTTTCGGGCAGCTTGCTCGAGCACTTGGAAGAGGCCTGCTCGCAAGCGCTGGCTGATGCGGAAAAACTGCTGGCGAAGTTGGAAAAGCAGCGTGGCAAGGCACAGGAAAAACTGCACAACGGTCGCCTGAAACTGCAAGACGCGGCCAAGGCAGGTAAAGCCAAGGCGCAGACCAAGGCGCAAAAAGCCATTGGTGAACTTGAGGAACTGCTCGATTCTCTCAAGGAACGTCAAACCCAGACCCGCTCTTACATTCAGCAACTCAAACGCGATGCTCAGGACAGCCTCAAGCTGGCCCAGGGTGTAGGCAAGGTACGCGAAGCTGCAGCCAAGGCACTTGATCAGCGTGCAGCGAAACCCGCCAAGTCGGCTGCCGCCAAGCCTGCGGCCAAACCAGCTACGAGGTCGGCCGCTGCCGCCAAGCCTGCGACCAAACCAGCTGCGAGGTCGACCGCTGCTGCGAAGTCTGCGGCCAAACCGGCTGCCAAGGCGACCGCTGCCGCGAAGCCTGCGGCCAAACCGGCTGCCAAGGCGACCGCTGCCGCGAAGCCTGCGGCTAAACCGGCTGCCAAGGCGACCGCTGCCGCCAAGCCTGCGGCCAAACCGGCTGCCAAGGCGACCGCTGCCGCCAAGCCTGCGGCCAAACCGGCTGCCAAGGCGCCCGCTGCCGCGAAGCCTGCGGCCAAACCGGCTGCCAAGGCGACCGCTGCCGCGAAGCCTGCGGCTAAACCAGCAGCCAAGGCGCCCGCAGCAGCCAAACCTGCGGCCAAGCCAGCTGCCAAAGCCCCTGCTGCCAAGCCAGCCACAAAACCAGCTGCCGCCAAGGCACCTGCACGCACGGCCGCTAAGCCTGCCGAGGCCAAACCCGCTACACCGGCCGCCGCAACCAACTCGGTGAGCCCGGCTGCAGCAGCACCGTCGGCACCTGTGAGCACGCCTGCTCAGGCACCTTCGGCGTCCTGA
- a CDS encoding heme biosynthesis operon protein HemX, with amino-acid sequence MSETVLSNNDQPSAQAPAEPVTTPPAKRSGSGLAALALLLGAAGVAVGGWGVWQVRQLQGSEFNQGQHIEALNQRAEALQQREQQISAQLASLPAASELEDRRRLVAQLQGDQQRLSQRLETVLGESRKEWRLAEAEHLLRLATLRLSALQDITSAKALVEGADEILREQSDPGAFAAREQLARSLAMLNSTQQPDRTGLFLKLAAQRELVQQLSAQSPEFDSNADALGALTADGDGASRLSQWWAEISKYFQIDFNADENVRPLLAGQQLNQLRLALSLTIEQAQWAALNGDAKIYTQALDDARSVLLANFNADNPQSKAMLDSLNALADQPVSVVTPDLSESLAAVQAYIQRRHLPAEAEGGKP; translated from the coding sequence GTGAGCGAGACTGTCTTGTCCAATAACGATCAACCGTCGGCACAGGCGCCTGCGGAACCCGTTACCACCCCACCTGCCAAGCGCTCCGGCAGTGGCCTGGCAGCGCTGGCCTTGCTGCTTGGTGCGGCCGGGGTGGCGGTAGGTGGCTGGGGTGTCTGGCAGGTGCGTCAACTGCAGGGCAGTGAGTTCAACCAAGGCCAGCACATCGAGGCGCTGAACCAGCGCGCCGAGGCGCTGCAGCAACGTGAGCAGCAGATCAGTGCGCAACTGGCCAGTCTGCCAGCTGCCAGCGAGCTGGAAGACCGCCGGCGTTTGGTAGCCCAGCTACAGGGCGACCAGCAGCGTCTCAGTCAGCGCCTGGAAACCGTGCTGGGAGAAAGCCGCAAAGAATGGCGCCTGGCCGAAGCCGAGCACCTCCTGCGCCTGGCTACCCTGCGCCTTTCGGCGTTGCAGGACATCACCAGTGCCAAAGCCTTGGTCGAAGGCGCCGACGAGATCCTGCGCGAGCAGAGCGACCCGGGTGCCTTCGCTGCCCGCGAGCAACTGGCACGCAGCCTGGCCATGCTCAACAGCACTCAGCAACCGGACCGAACCGGCCTGTTCTTGAAACTGGCTGCACAGCGTGAGCTGGTACAGCAGTTGAGCGCCCAGTCCCCAGAGTTCGACAGTAACGCCGATGCGCTTGGCGCCCTGACCGCCGACGGTGATGGTGCCAGCAGGCTGTCGCAGTGGTGGGCGGAAATATCCAAGTACTTCCAGATCGACTTCAACGCCGATGAAAACGTGCGTCCGTTGCTGGCCGGGCAGCAACTGAACCAGCTGCGCCTGGCCTTGAGCCTCACTATCGAGCAGGCCCAGTGGGCGGCGCTCAATGGCGATGCCAAGATTTACACGCAGGCGCTGGACGACGCCCGCAGCGTACTGCTGGCCAACTTCAACGCAGACAACCCGCAAAGCAAGGCCATGCTCGACAGCCTCAATGCCTTGGCCGATCAGCCGGTGTCGGTGGTTACCCCTGACCTCAGTGAAAGCCTGGCGGCTGTGCAGGCCTATATTCAGCGCCGTCACCTGCCGGCCGAGGCTGAAGGGGGCAAGCCATGA
- a CDS encoding TIGR02444 family protein, giving the protein MHTDLWNYALTLYARPGVEAACLELQALGGDVCLLLCATWLQARGVTVLGERAQALQELAEPWQRDVVTPLRSLRQQWRATASGDTQLAALREQVKGLELRAEKALLERLQERSQEWPVGSHEPADDWLARLAPDQALHHDALVQLRVAAAALQDAEGA; this is encoded by the coding sequence ATGCACACCGACCTTTGGAATTACGCCCTGACCCTGTATGCCAGGCCCGGCGTGGAAGCCGCCTGCCTTGAACTGCAGGCACTGGGCGGTGATGTCTGCCTGCTGCTGTGCGCAACCTGGCTACAAGCACGCGGAGTAACCGTGCTGGGCGAACGCGCACAAGCACTGCAAGAACTCGCCGAGCCCTGGCAGCGTGACGTGGTTACCCCGCTACGCAGCCTGCGCCAGCAATGGCGAGCCACAGCATCGGGTGATACACAACTGGCGGCATTACGTGAACAAGTGAAAGGGTTGGAGTTGCGGGCTGAAAAAGCCTTGCTTGAGCGCTTGCAGGAACGCTCGCAAGAGTGGCCCGTGGGCTCCCATGAGCCCGCGGACGACTGGCTGGCCCGGCTGGCACCGGACCAGGCTCTGCATCATGACGCGCTAGTTCAGTTGCGCGTCGCAGCGGCTGCGCTTCAGGACGCCGAAGGTGCCTGA
- a CDS encoding heme biosynthesis protein HemY: MKRVYLLAVLAIVVAAALGIAVAKHSGYVLISYGGFRYQSGLWAALAGILAVVLLLWLLRYLVGLVLTSSGVVNPWSRRNRSRRIRLAIEQGQLDLAEGRWASAQRHLHRAAEAERQPLLYYLGAARAANEQGRTEDSDNLLERALERQPQAELAIALTHAQLQMDRGESDGALETLLAMQERHPHNSQVLRLLQRLHLERGDWSALIRLLPDLRKGKVLPAAELAALEQRAWGQNLSLAATRGEDTQSARQSLERAWQQLTAAQRQEPQLVLAYAEQLRQVGAQNEAEQVLRTALKRDYESHLARLYGLVRGDDPARQLQTAEGWLKAHPQDASLLLTLGRLSLQNRLWGKARDYLESSLRMERNPEACAELARLLAGLGETERSNQLFQEGLGLLDERLLALPLPEGVRA; the protein is encoded by the coding sequence ATGAAGCGTGTCTACCTGTTGGCCGTGCTTGCAATCGTGGTTGCTGCGGCACTGGGCATCGCGGTCGCCAAGCACAGCGGCTATGTACTGATTTCCTATGGTGGCTTCCGTTATCAGTCGGGGCTGTGGGCAGCCTTGGCGGGTATTTTGGCGGTCGTCCTGCTGCTGTGGTTGCTGCGCTATCTGGTCGGCCTGGTGCTGACCTCCAGTGGTGTGGTCAACCCTTGGTCACGGCGCAACCGCAGCCGACGTATCCGCCTGGCGATCGAACAGGGCCAGCTCGATCTCGCCGAAGGCCGCTGGGCCAGTGCCCAGCGACACTTGCACCGTGCCGCCGAGGCTGAGCGCCAGCCGTTGTTGTACTACCTTGGTGCCGCGCGCGCGGCCAACGAGCAGGGCCGCACCGAAGACAGCGACAACCTGCTGGAGCGTGCCCTGGAGCGCCAGCCACAAGCGGAGCTGGCCATTGCCCTGACCCATGCCCAATTGCAAATGGACCGCGGTGAAAGCGATGGAGCCCTGGAAACCCTGCTGGCCATGCAGGAACGTCACCCGCACAACAGCCAGGTGCTGCGCTTGCTGCAGCGCCTGCACCTGGAGCGCGGCGACTGGTCTGCACTGATCCGCCTGCTGCCCGACCTGCGCAAGGGCAAGGTGCTGCCGGCCGCCGAGCTGGCGGCTCTGGAACAACGTGCCTGGGGCCAGAACCTGAGCCTGGCCGCCACCCGTGGCGAAGACACGCAAAGTGCACGTCAATCCTTGGAGCGCGCTTGGCAGCAACTGACCGCAGCCCAGCGCCAGGAGCCACAACTGGTGCTGGCGTACGCCGAGCAATTGCGCCAGGTAGGTGCCCAGAACGAGGCCGAACAAGTGCTGCGCACTGCCCTCAAGCGCGACTATGAAAGCCATCTGGCCCGCCTTTATGGCCTGGTGCGTGGGGATGACCCGGCACGTCAGTTGCAAACCGCTGAAGGTTGGCTCAAGGCTCACCCGCAAGACGCAAGCCTGCTGCTGACCCTGGGGCGTCTGAGCCTGCAGAACCGCCTGTGGGGTAAGGCGCGTGATTACCTGGAAAGCAGCCTGCGCATGGAGCGCAATCCCGAGGCCTGTGCTGAACTGGCCCGCCTGCTTGCGGGGCTGGGCGAGACCGAGCGCAGCAACCAACTATTCCAGGAGGGCCTTGGCCTTCTGGACGAGCGCCTGCTGGCGCTGCCTTTGCCAGAAGGCGTACGCGCCTGA
- the hemC gene encoding hydroxymethylbilane synthase, translating into MSTREIRIATRKSALALWQAEYVKARLEQAHTGLKVTLVPMVSRGDKLLDAPLAKIGGKGLFVKELETALLDNEADIAVHSMKDVPMDFPEGLGLYCICEREDPRDAFVSNTFDSLEALPAGSIVGTSSLRRQAQLLARRSDLQIRFLRGNVNTRLAKLDAGEYDAIILAAAGLIRLGFEDRITSTISVDDSLPAGGQGAVGIECRSADVEIHALLAPLHHVDTADRVMAERALNKRLNGGCQVPIACYAVLEGDQLWLRGLVGQPSGGTLLVADARAPRAAAETLGVQVAEDLLGQGAEAILKEVYGEAGHP; encoded by the coding sequence ATGTCCACTCGCGAAATCCGCATTGCCACCCGTAAAAGTGCTTTGGCCCTGTGGCAGGCCGAATACGTCAAGGCCCGCCTCGAGCAGGCCCACACCGGTCTGAAGGTGACCCTCGTACCCATGGTCAGCCGTGGTGACAAGTTGCTCGACGCGCCGCTGGCAAAAATCGGCGGGAAGGGCCTGTTCGTCAAGGAACTGGAAACCGCGCTGTTGGACAACGAAGCCGACATCGCCGTGCACTCGATGAAAGACGTGCCCATGGACTTCCCCGAGGGCCTGGGCCTGTACTGCATCTGCGAGCGTGAAGACCCGCGTGATGCCTTCGTTTCCAATACCTTTGACAGCCTTGAAGCGCTACCCGCCGGCAGTATCGTCGGGACCTCAAGCCTACGCCGTCAGGCCCAGTTACTGGCGCGCCGCTCGGACCTGCAAATCCGTTTTCTGCGCGGCAACGTCAATACCCGCCTGGCGAAGCTGGATGCCGGCGAGTACGACGCCATCATCCTCGCCGCAGCGGGCCTGATCCGTCTGGGCTTCGAAGACCGCATCACCTCCACCATCAGCGTCGATGACAGCCTGCCGGCAGGTGGTCAGGGCGCGGTGGGCATCGAGTGCCGCAGTGCCGACGTTGAGATCCATGCACTGCTGGCGCCACTGCACCATGTCGACACCGCTGACCGGGTGATGGCCGAGCGCGCGCTGAACAAACGCCTGAATGGTGGCTGCCAAGTGCCGATCGCCTGCTACGCGGTACTTGAAGGTGACCAGTTGTGGCTACGTGGCCTGGTCGGCCAGCCTAGCGGCGGGACCTTGCTGGTGGCCGATGCCCGTGCCCCGCGTGCTGCTGCCGAGACCTTGGGCGTACAGGTGGCCGAAGACCTGCTGGGGCAGGGCGCCGAGGCCATTCTCAAGGAAGTCTACGGCGAGGCCGGTCACCCGTGA
- a CDS encoding response regulator: MNVLIVDDEPQGRERLSRLLGELEGYTVLEPSATNGDEALALIESLKPDVVLLDIGMPGLDGLQVAARLCEREAPPAVVFCSGDDEYGAEAFKDSTLSHVTKPFQAQALRDALRKAEKPNRAQLAALTRPANEGGGPRSHISARTRKGIELIPLPQVIYFIADHKYVTLRHEAGEVLLDEPLKALEDEFGERFVRIHRNALVARERIERLQRTPLGHFQLYLKGLDGDALTVSRRHVAGVRKMMQTL, from the coding sequence ATGAATGTCCTGATCGTTGATGACGAACCCCAAGGCCGTGAACGCCTCAGCCGGCTGCTCGGCGAACTGGAGGGGTACACCGTGCTGGAGCCCAGCGCCACCAACGGCGATGAAGCCTTGGCGCTGATCGAAAGCCTCAAGCCCGATGTGGTCCTGCTGGACATCGGCATGCCAGGCCTGGATGGCCTGCAGGTCGCCGCTCGCCTGTGCGAACGCGAGGCGCCGCCCGCGGTGGTGTTTTGCTCCGGGGATGATGAATACGGTGCAGAGGCATTCAAGGACAGTACCCTCAGCCATGTGACCAAGCCCTTCCAGGCGCAGGCCTTGCGCGATGCCTTGCGCAAGGCCGAAAAACCCAACCGTGCCCAATTGGCGGCGCTTACCCGGCCAGCCAATGAAGGCGGCGGCCCTCGCAGCCATATAAGCGCCCGCACGCGTAAAGGCATCGAACTGATCCCTTTACCCCAGGTGATCTATTTCATTGCCGATCACAAGTATGTGACCTTGCGTCACGAAGCCGGGGAGGTGCTGCTTGACGAGCCGCTCAAAGCCCTGGAAGACGAATTCGGCGAACGCTTCGTGCGCATCCATCGTAATGCGTTGGTCGCCCGTGAGCGTATCGAACGCTTGCAGCGCACCCCGCTGGGGCACTTTCAGCTGTATCTGAAAGGCCTGGACGGCGATGCCTTGACCGTCAGCCGTCGCCATGTGGCCGGTGTGCGCAAGATGATGCAGACGCTCTGA
- a CDS encoding FKBP-type peptidyl-prolyl cis-trans isomerase, with amino-acid sequence MPRYLVLGLCLMAPLALAESEDHDLAYSLGASLGERLRQEMPGLQLDALVEGLKQSYQGQPLKLDKARMQAVLQQHETQESDAAMQKLQAAETRFMANERGRYGVHELTEGVLYSELQAGTGAQPKAGGKVQVRYVGRLPDGSVFDQNQTPQWFNLDSVIEGWQVALPKMHTGAKWRLVIPSAQAYGAEGAGDLIAPYTPLVFEIELLAVGD; translated from the coding sequence TTGCCTCGATATCTTGTTTTAGGTTTATGCCTGATGGCACCCCTCGCCTTGGCCGAGAGCGAAGACCACGATTTGGCCTACAGCCTGGGTGCCAGCCTGGGTGAACGCCTGCGCCAGGAGATGCCGGGTTTGCAACTGGATGCGCTGGTCGAAGGCCTGAAGCAGTCCTATCAGGGGCAACCCCTCAAGCTCGACAAGGCACGCATGCAGGCGGTGCTCCAGCAGCATGAAACCCAGGAAAGTGACGCCGCTATGCAAAAGCTGCAGGCTGCCGAAACACGTTTCATGGCTAATGAGCGTGGGCGTTACGGGGTACACGAACTAACGGAAGGTGTGCTGTACAGTGAACTGCAGGCGGGCACGGGGGCTCAGCCGAAAGCAGGCGGCAAAGTGCAGGTACGCTATGTGGGCAGACTGCCGGATGGCTCGGTATTCGACCAAAACCAGACACCACAATGGTTCAACCTGGATTCGGTTATCGAAGGCTGGCAGGTCGCCTTGCCGAAAATGCACACTGGCGCTAAATGGCGCCTGGTAATTCCTTCAGCGCAAGCCTATGGCGCCGAGGGGGCGGGAGATTTGATTGCACCCTACACCCCCCTGGTATTCGAGATCGAACTGCTGGCGGTTGGCGACTGA
- a CDS encoding Rsd/AlgQ family anti-sigma factor — MLDSCQNAQERWGGVHKLIDRWLEERQELVQAFRALRDVKPAFADKDTNGDFCSLLVDYVSAWHFEVCEQLVSEAKAFGDEKALKLAEEINPRINDSTQIALAFNDHCAKGECKDTERFAEKLAKLGGLLHERFELEDCLIEVLHNAHKEEGAVQA, encoded by the coding sequence ATGCTCGATAGTTGTCAGAACGCCCAGGAACGCTGGGGTGGGGTTCACAAGCTGATCGACCGTTGGCTGGAGGAGCGCCAGGAACTGGTGCAGGCTTTTCGCGCCCTGCGCGATGTGAAGCCAGCCTTCGCCGACAAGGACACCAACGGGGACTTTTGCTCACTTCTGGTCGACTACGTTTCGGCGTGGCACTTCGAAGTCTGCGAGCAACTGGTCAGCGAGGCCAAGGCGTTCGGAGACGAGAAGGCGCTGAAGCTGGCCGAAGAGATCAACCCTCGGATCAACGACAGTACTCAGATTGCACTGGCCTTCAATGACCATTGCGCCAAGGGGGAGTGCAAGGACACCGAACGCTTTGCCGAGAAGCTGGCCAAATTGGGCGGGTTGTTGCATGAGCGCTTCGAGCTTGAAGACTGTCTGATCGAAGTGCTGCACAACGCACACAAAGAAGAGGGTGCAGTGCAGGCCTGA